From Lytechinus pictus isolate F3 Inbred chromosome 6, Lp3.0, whole genome shotgun sequence, the proteins below share one genomic window:
- the LOC129263820 gene encoding zinc finger protein 501-like, with amino-acid sequence MIITRSSNTKPTVTGTSRVKRKSIHKSVCPCCREPDVKATPKKPKVVRKVKKRSSHCSVCGVDFSIHTNLKRHKRVHTGEKPFPCQQCQKKFTNEANRTRHENGHAGLKPFKCDECGKTFSRKEGLANHERIHSNSRPYACKYCPRTFRHRSHVCAHERFHTGFRPFKCEQCGKSFTQNADLKAHMRVHTGERPFPCSVCNKSFTRRPILIRHQLIHTGLRPYHCKECGKTFLQDTHLKRHAIIHTKEKPFQCEQCGMRFNVKSNLRAHERLHLGLKFTCDICGKELQHRASLIQHRRLHTGERPFACNYCMKTFNSSTRLKQHVRLHTGSKPYACDICGKAFRTSSDRVVHKRIHSGERPFLCSGCGKGFIKTSALTKHKKFQCDGV; translated from the coding sequence ATGATTATAACGCGTAGTAGCAATACCAAACCAACTGTTACAGGAACTTCAAGGGTAAAGCGCAAGTCCATCCACAAGTCTGTTTGCCCTTGCTGTCGCGAACCTGACGTGAAGGCCACTCCGAAAAAGCCAAAGGTTGTTAGAAAAGTTAAGAAGAGATCTTCTCATTGCAGTGTTTGTGGGGTGGATTTTTCTATTCACACTAACCTGAAGAGGCATAAGAGagtccatacaggtgagaagccaTTCCCTTGCCAACAATGCCAGAAGAAATTTACCAACGAGGCCAACAGGACAAGACACGAAAACGGCCACGCGGGACTGAAGCCATTTAAATGCGACGAGTGCGGGAAAACATTTTCCCGCAAGGAAGGGCTGGCAAACCACGAGAGGATTCATTCCAATTCCCGACCTTACGCGTGCAAGTATTGCCCAAGGACTTTCCGGCATAGGTCCCACGTGTGTGCCCATGAACGCTTTCACACGGGTTTCCGTCCGTTTAAGTGCGAGCAGTGCGGTAAGTCCTTCACACAGAATGCGGACCTGAAGGCGCACATGCGCGTCCATACTGGGGAACGACCTTTCCCGTGCTCTGTCTGTAACAAGTCGTTCACGAGACGACCGATTCTGATTCGGCACCAGCTTATCCACACAGGCCTCCGTCCATACCACTGCAAGGAATGCGGGAAGACGTTCCTCCAAGATACGCACCTGAAACGCCACGCCATCATCCACACGAAGGAGAAACCTTTCCAGTGCGAGCAGTGCGGGATGCGCTTCAACGTCAAGTCCAACCTCCGTGCCCACGAACGCCTCCACCTGGGGTTAAAGTTCACCTGCGACATATGCGGGAAGGAGCTTCAGCATCGTGCGTCCCTCATCCAGCACCGGCGCCTGCACACTGGGGAGCGTCCCTTCGCCTGTAACTACTGCATGAAGACGTTCAACTCCAGCACTCGCCTCAAGCAACATGTCCGGCTGCATACTGGCAGCAAACCATATGCCTGTGACATCTGCGGGAAAGCATTCCGTACTAGCAGTGATCGGGTGGTTCACAAGCGTATACACAGTGGCGAGAGACCATTCTTGTGTAGTGGATGTGGAAAAGGCTTCATCAAAACCAGTGCGCTCACAAAACATAAGAAATTCCAATGCGATGGAGTTTGA